In Pirellula sp. SH-Sr6A, the DNA window AGGAGGAACCGGCGAGTGGCAGCTCTACAATCTTCGCGAAGATCCAGCGGAAATGCGAGATCTATCGACGGTCCATCCAGAGAAACGCGAAGCGCTTATCAAGCTTTGGGATGAATATGTCAAGAAAAACCATGTGATCGTTTCGGATGCTGGTCCTTTTGCTCGGCACGCACCCTAACCACCCTACCTGCGGAGTCAGTACATATGAAAATGCACCAGGTTAGCGATCACTGCTATGCGGTGATCAACGAAAAGAATCGAGTTTGCGATGCAAATTCAGGGCTGATCAATTGTGGTGGCGGCGTGGTCATCGACACTCAATCGGATTTGGCGCACGCCAATCGGATGATTGACCTGTTTAGCAAGGTCTGGCCAGCGATGCCCCAGCGAGTGATCAACACGCACGAAGACGCCGATCATGTGTGGGGCAATCAATTGTTCGACGAAGCGGAAATTATCGCCCACCGTTCAGTACCAGAGCGGATGAAGCAAGTAGCCGAACCGGAAGAAAGCCAAAAATTGCTGCACGGTGTGGGCAGGTTTCTCACTCGATTGGTTCTCAAGGCGGTTCATCCGGGACTCGCTGCCGCAGGCCAACAACTGTTGGAGGACTACAACTTCGACGGTATCAAGCTGGTCTTGCCCACGACGTTGTTTGACACCCGCTACGAATTGAATCTCGACGGAAAAGAGGTCCATTTGATCTATGTCGGACCTTGCCATCAGGTAGGTGATACCATCATTCACATGCCAGAGGAGAAGGTCGTGTTTGCTGGCGACGTTTTGTTCCGACAATGTACACCGATGGGCTGGACCGGGTCTTACGAA includes these proteins:
- a CDS encoding MBL fold metallo-hydrolase; this translates as MKMHQVSDHCYAVINEKNRVCDANSGLINCGGGVVIDTQSDLAHANRMIDLFSKVWPAMPQRVINTHEDADHVWGNQLFDEAEIIAHRSVPERMKQVAEPEESQKLLHGVGRFLTRLVLKAVHPGLAAAGQQLLEDYNFDGIKLVLPTTLFDTRYELNLDGKEVHLIYVGPCHQVGDTIIHMPEEKVVFAGDVLFRQCTPMGWTGSYEKWFQCLDLLIELNPDVIVPGHGPLCGIEGAMEMKAYLQYVREESRKCFDAGITSLEAAKKIEFGPYGEWRAPARLYMNVERAYREFRNEPPDAPWDSAATFEAIYQVAKAKGIAAEF